One genomic segment of Streptomyces sp. RKND-216 includes these proteins:
- the bldD gene encoding transcriptional regulator BldD, giving the protein MSSEYAKQLGAKLRAIRTQQGLSLHGVEEKSQGRWKAVVVGSYERGDRAVTVQRLAELADFYGVPVQELLPGTTPGGAAEPPPKLVLDLERLAHVPAEKAGPLQRYAATIQSQRGDYNGKVLSIRQDDLRTLAVIYDQSPSVLTEQLISWGVLDADARRAVSHEEA; this is encoded by the coding sequence ATGTCCAGCGAATACGCCAAACAGCTCGGAGCCAAGCTCCGGGCCATCCGCACTCAGCAAGGCCTCTCGCTCCATGGTGTCGAGGAGAAGTCCCAGGGGCGCTGGAAGGCCGTCGTGGTCGGCTCGTACGAGCGCGGCGACCGCGCCGTGACCGTACAGCGTCTCGCCGAGCTGGCGGACTTCTACGGCGTCCCGGTGCAGGAGCTGCTTCCGGGCACCACGCCGGGCGGGGCCGCAGAGCCGCCGCCGAAGCTGGTCCTCGACCTGGAGCGGCTGGCCCACGTGCCGGCGGAGAAGGCCGGCCCGCTGCAGCGGTACGCGGCCACCATCCAGAGCCAGCGCGGTGACTACAACGGCAAGGTCCTGTCGATCCGGCAGGACGACCTGCGCACCCTCGCGGTGATCTACGACCAGTCCCCCTCGGTACTGACCGAACAGCTGATCAGCTGGGGCGTGCTGGACGCGGACGCGCGGCGCGCGGTCTCGCACGAGGAGGCCTGA
- the efp gene encoding elongation factor P: protein MATTNDLKNGMVLKLEGDQLWSVVEFQHVKPGKGPAFVRTKLKNVLSGKTVDKTFNAGTKVETATVDRRGMQFSYMDGEYFVFMDMDTFDQIHITREVVGTAANYLIEGFEATVAMYQGNPLFVELPAAVELVIEHTEPGVQGDRSTGGSKPARLETGYEVGVPLFITTGEKIKVDTRTGDYLGRVNS from the coding sequence GTGGCCACCACGAACGACCTCAAGAACGGCATGGTGCTCAAGCTCGAAGGCGACCAGCTCTGGTCCGTCGTCGAGTTCCAGCACGTCAAGCCCGGCAAGGGCCCCGCTTTCGTCCGCACCAAGCTGAAGAACGTGCTCTCCGGCAAGACCGTCGACAAGACGTTCAACGCCGGCACGAAGGTCGAGACGGCCACCGTGGACCGCCGCGGCATGCAGTTCTCGTACATGGACGGCGAGTACTTCGTCTTCATGGACATGGACACCTTCGACCAGATCCACATCACTCGCGAGGTCGTCGGCACCGCCGCGAACTACCTCATCGAGGGCTTCGAGGCCACCGTGGCGATGTACCAGGGCAACCCGCTCTTCGTGGAGCTGCCCGCCGCCGTCGAGCTGGTCATCGAGCACACCGAGCCCGGTGTGCAGGGCGACCGCTCCACCGGCGGTTCCAAGCCCGCCCGCCTGGAGACCGGTTACGAGGTCGGCGTACCCCTGTTCATCACCACGGGTGAGAAGATCAAGGTCGACACCCGCACCGGCGACTACCTCGGCCGGGTGAACAGCTAA
- the nusB gene encoding transcription antitermination factor NusB has translation MAARNKARKRAFQILFEADQRGSAVTDVLADWIRHARSDPRQPPVGEYTMELVEGYAEHAERIDELLSTYSVGWTLDRMPDVDRSILRLGAYELLWSEETPDAVVLDEAVQLAKEFSTDDSPSFVNGLLGRLKDLGPSLRR, from the coding sequence GTGGCAGCCCGCAACAAGGCGCGGAAACGCGCCTTCCAGATCCTCTTCGAGGCCGACCAGCGCGGCAGCGCCGTGACGGACGTCCTCGCCGACTGGATCCGGCATGCACGGTCCGACCCCCGGCAGCCGCCGGTCGGCGAGTACACCATGGAGCTGGTCGAGGGGTACGCCGAGCACGCGGAGCGCATCGACGAGCTCCTGTCGACCTACTCGGTGGGCTGGACACTGGACCGCATGCCGGACGTGGACCGCAGCATCCTGCGGCTCGGCGCGTACGAGCTGCTGTGGTCGGAGGAGACGCCCGACGCGGTCGTGCTGGACGAGGCCGTGCAGCTCGCGAAGGAGTTCTCCACCGACGACTCGCCGTCGTTCGTCAACGGGCTCCTCGGCCGGCTGAAGGACCTCGGCCCGAGCCTGCGCCGCTGA
- a CDS encoding aspartate carbamoyltransferase catalytic subunit has product MKRHLISAADLTRDDAVLILDTAEELARVADRPVKKLPTLRGRTVVNLFFEDSTRTRISFEAAAKRLSADVINFSAKGSSVSKGESLKDTALTLEAMGADAVVIRHHDSGAPHRLATSGWIGGSVVNAGDGTHEHPTQALLDAFTMRRRLSEGEGTGRDLAGRHITVVGDILHSRVARSNVHLLSTLGAHVTLVAPPTLVPVGVEHWPCEVSYDLDAVLDKTDAVMMLRVQRERMNAAFFPTEREYARRYGLDGQRMARMPAHALVMHPGPMNRGMEITADVADSPRCTAVEQVTNGVSIRMAVLYLLLGGSEPAVATQPSTTPPAPTAEENDR; this is encoded by the coding sequence ATGAAGCGTCATCTCATCTCGGCCGCCGACCTCACCCGCGACGACGCCGTACTGATCCTCGACACCGCCGAGGAACTCGCCCGCGTCGCGGACCGGCCGGTCAAGAAGCTCCCCACGCTGCGCGGCCGCACCGTGGTCAACCTCTTCTTCGAGGACTCCACCCGCACTCGGATCTCCTTCGAGGCCGCGGCCAAGCGGCTGTCCGCCGACGTCATCAACTTCTCCGCCAAGGGCTCCTCGGTCTCCAAGGGCGAATCCCTCAAGGACACCGCGCTCACCCTGGAGGCCATGGGCGCCGACGCCGTCGTCATCCGCCACCACGACTCCGGCGCCCCGCACCGCCTCGCCACCTCCGGATGGATCGGCGGCAGCGTCGTCAACGCCGGCGACGGCACCCACGAGCACCCCACGCAGGCGCTGCTCGACGCCTTCACCATGCGCCGTCGCCTGTCCGAGGGCGAGGGCACCGGACGCGACCTGGCCGGACGCCACATCACCGTCGTCGGCGACATCCTGCACAGCCGCGTCGCCCGTTCCAACGTCCACCTGCTCAGCACGCTCGGCGCACACGTCACCCTCGTGGCGCCGCCCACGCTCGTCCCGGTCGGCGTCGAGCACTGGCCCTGCGAGGTCAGCTACGACCTGGACGCCGTCCTGGACAAGACCGACGCCGTGATGATGCTGCGCGTCCAGCGCGAACGGATGAACGCCGCCTTCTTCCCCACCGAGCGCGAATACGCCCGCCGCTACGGCCTCGACGGACAGCGCATGGCCCGGATGCCGGCCCACGCCCTGGTGATGCACCCCGGCCCGATGAACCGCGGCATGGAGATCACCGCCGACGTGGCCGACTCCCCGCGCTGCACCGCGGTGGAACAGGTCACCAACGGCGTCAGCATCCGGATGGCCGTCCTCTACCTGCTGCTCGGCGGCAGCGAGCCCGCTGTCGCCACCCAGCCCAGCACGACACCGCCAGCACCCACCGCCGAGGAGAACGACCGATGA
- the pyrR gene encoding bifunctional pyr operon transcriptional regulator/uracil phosphoribosyltransferase PyrR — MDTTTGPTAAGDDRPAAPRPVLEAPDIARVLTRIAHEIVERAKGADDVVLLGIPTRGVFLARRLAVKLEEITGRTVPVGSLDITMYRDDLRMRPARALARTEIPADGVDGRLVVLVDDVLFSGRTIRAALDALGDIGRPRAVQLAVLVDRGHRELPIRADYVGKNLPTSLRETVRVQLTEEDGRDGVLLGTRAPAPARER; from the coding sequence ATGGACACCACCACCGGTCCGACGGCGGCGGGCGACGACCGTCCCGCTGCGCCGCGCCCCGTCCTCGAGGCGCCGGACATCGCGCGGGTCCTCACCCGCATCGCGCACGAGATCGTCGAACGCGCCAAGGGCGCCGACGACGTCGTGCTGCTCGGCATCCCCACTCGCGGCGTCTTCCTCGCCCGCAGGCTGGCCGTCAAGCTCGAGGAGATCACCGGCCGCACCGTGCCCGTCGGCTCCCTCGACATCACCATGTACCGCGACGACCTGCGGATGCGGCCCGCGCGTGCCCTCGCGCGCACCGAGATCCCCGCGGACGGCGTCGACGGACGTCTCGTCGTCCTGGTCGACGACGTGCTCTTCTCCGGCCGCACCATCCGCGCCGCACTCGACGCCCTCGGCGACATCGGACGACCGCGCGCGGTGCAGCTCGCCGTGCTCGTGGACCGCGGCCACCGCGAGCTGCCGATCCGCGCCGACTACGTGGGCAAGAACCTCCCCACCTCGCTGCGGGAGACCGTCAGAGTCCAGCTCACCGAGGAGGACGGCCGCGACGGCGTGCTCCTGGGTACCCGCGCGCCCGCCCCGGCCCGCGAGCGTTAG
- a CDS encoding M24 family metallopeptidase — protein sequence MSDVHLLRRSRLRERCAAHGGAACAVLVTRAANVRYLTGSAVPGAVLLLAPGGRDTLVVPAELAPAGQLVSGERSLQLQAPAAADEDGAVTAAALAARAGADSLAVEEHDLTVARHRALATAAPGLGLTALTCTVEQQRLVKDEEEIAALRIAAEITDHALGELLESILVGRTERHLALELERRLIDHGAEGPAFPTSVATGGHAGLAGHLPTDRRVEEGDFLSVCLGARYRGYRCRIGRTFVIGTAPSDWQIELYELVFAAQRAGREALLPGIPCREVDRVTRQVLDAAGYGDALGPATGHGVGLEIGEDPRLAPGVMSKLDDRVPVTVEPGVHLPGRGGVRLDDTLVVRPSADGGPELLTITTKELLAL from the coding sequence ATGTCCGACGTGCACTTGCTCCGGCGCTCCCGACTGCGGGAGCGCTGCGCGGCGCACGGCGGCGCGGCGTGCGCGGTCCTCGTCACCCGCGCGGCCAACGTCCGCTACCTGACCGGCAGCGCCGTCCCAGGGGCCGTGCTGCTTCTCGCCCCCGGCGGGCGCGACACGCTCGTCGTCCCCGCCGAACTCGCCCCCGCCGGTCAGCTCGTCTCCGGGGAGCGCAGCCTCCAGCTACAAGCCCCGGCCGCCGCTGACGAGGACGGCGCGGTCACCGCCGCCGCCCTCGCGGCCCGGGCCGGAGCGGACTCGCTGGCCGTCGAGGAGCACGACCTGACTGTGGCCCGCCACCGTGCTCTGGCCACCGCCGCCCCCGGCCTCGGCCTGACCGCGCTGACCTGCACCGTCGAACAGCAGCGGCTGGTGAAGGACGAGGAGGAGATCGCCGCGCTCCGGATCGCCGCGGAGATCACCGACCACGCCCTCGGCGAACTGCTCGAGTCCATACTCGTCGGCCGCACCGAACGCCACCTCGCCCTGGAACTCGAACGCCGGCTCATCGACCACGGCGCCGAGGGCCCGGCCTTCCCCACATCCGTGGCCACCGGCGGCCACGCCGGTCTCGCCGGCCACCTGCCCACCGACCGGCGCGTCGAGGAGGGCGACTTCCTGTCGGTGTGCCTCGGCGCCCGCTACCGCGGATACCGCTGCCGGATCGGGCGCACCTTCGTCATCGGGACGGCACCCTCCGACTGGCAGATCGAGCTGTACGAGCTGGTCTTCGCCGCTCAGCGCGCCGGGCGGGAGGCGCTGCTGCCCGGCATCCCCTGCCGCGAGGTCGACCGCGTCACCCGGCAGGTCCTCGACGCCGCCGGATACGGCGACGCCCTCGGCCCCGCCACCGGCCACGGGGTGGGACTGGAAATCGGAGAGGACCCTCGGCTGGCCCCCGGCGTCATGAGTAAACTGGACGATCGTGTGCCGGTCACCGTCGAACCGGGAGTCCACCTCCCGGGACGGGGCGGAGTCCGGCTCGACGACACACTCGTCGTCCGCCCGTCGGCGGACGGCGGGCCCGAGTTGCTCACGATCACGACCAAGGAGCTGCTGGCCCTGTAG